Genomic segment of Streptomyces sp. NBC_00654:
CGCGGCCAGACCCAGCGCCGGCTCGACATGGAGCTGATCGGCCAGGAGAACATCCTGCGCGGCGCCGACCCCACGGACCTGGACGCGCTGATCGGCGTCGACTACCAGGACGACGAGGACTGGCCGGCGAAGTTCGTCAGCCACGGCGGACGCCCGTCCACGCAGGGCGCGTTCGACATCGAACGCCTCACCACGCGCGACGACGACTACCAGAGTCTGGCCACCGGCATCCGGGCCCTGGAGATCGACAAGCAGGACCGCACACAGCCGCTGTACGCGCCGGACAACCTGCACCGGGCGGCCGCCCGCGTGATGGTCGTCAAGAAGAACAAGTCCGTACTGGGCAAGCTCATCACGGACCTGAAGAAGATCGGCCCGATGATCCTCTCCGAGATCCCGGCGCTGATCATCGACGACGAGTCCGACCAGGCCTCGGTGAACACGACGGACCCGAAGAAGTGGGAGGAGGGCAAGGTCGCCCGTACGGCCATCAACAGCCAGATCTCCCAGCTGCTCGGCCTCCTGCCCCGGGCCCAGTACGTCGGTTACACGGCCACCCCGTTCGCCAACGTCTTCGTCGACCCCGGCGACGGCGAGGACATCTTCCCGCGCGACTTCCTGATCTCGCTGCCGCGCCCGACCGGCTACATGGGCGTGCAGGACTTCCACGACCTGGACCGGACCGACGAGTCCGCCACCGGAGGCGCCGAGAAGTCCCACATCCGGGGCATCCACGACGACGCCCGGGGCGACCGCCTCCAGGAGGCCCTGGACGCCTTCCTCCTCACCGGGGCCCTGAAGCTGTACCGCGCGGCCCGGGGAGTCCCGGACGGCCCGTTCCGCCACCACACGATGCTGGTCCACGAGTCCGTCCGCATGGCCGAGCACAAGATCCTCGCCGATCGCATCAGGACCCTGTGGGAGAAGGCGTCCTACACCGGCCAGGAGGGCCACGACCGCCTCGCCGCCCTCCTCCTCTCCGACTTCCGGCGCTTCGCCGACGAGGGACTGCCCACGCCCACGTCGTACGAGGACCTGAAGCCGCACGTCTTCCGCGCCCGCCAGCTGATCAACTCCGGCGGCACCCCGGTGCTCGTCGTCAACGGCGACTCCGAACGCGACTACGCCCAGCCGGACCTGGACTTCGACCGCACCCCGAACGTCTGGAAGATCCTGGTCGGCGGCACGAAGCTCTCCCGGGGCTTCACGGTCGAGGGCCTGACGGTGACGTACTACCGCCGCAAGACCCAGCAGGCCGACACTCTGATGCAGATGGGCCGCTGGTTCGGCTTCCGCCCCGGCTACCGCGACCTGGTCCGCCTCTACATCGGCCGCGAGGAGCCGATGGGCAGAACGAAGACGGTCGACCTGTACGAGGCGTTCGAGGCGATCTGCCGCGACGAGGAGACGTTCCGCGCCCAGCTCACCCGCTACGCCACCCTGATCGACGGCAAACCCCAGGTCACCCCGGCCCAGATCCCGCCCCTGGTCTCCCAGCACCTCTCCTGGATCAAGCCGTCCGCCCGCAACAAGATGTTCAACGCGGAGCTGGTGGAGATCCGCTCCCCCGGCGAGTGGGTCGAGCCGACCGCCTACCCGACGGCCACCGCCGACCTGCGGCACAACGCGGAGGTGTGGCGACCGGTCCTGGACACGCTCGACCCCACCCCTGTCACCATGACCCACGGCGGCCGTGACAGCTACGAGGCGCTGCTCGGCACGCTCGACCACGAGTCCCTGATCAGGGTCCTGTGCGATCTGCGGTGGTCCGCCCCCGCACAGTTCTCGCCGCACCTGGAATCCCTGCTCACCGCGGGCGAGCACGGCCCGGGGATCGACGACTGGCTGGTGATCGCTCCGCAGCAGATGTCCGCCCGCCGCGTCGCCGCCACGGTCCTCGGCTCCCGCCCGCTCTCCCTCGCCCACCGCAGGAGGCGCCGGGGCGACCTCTTCGGCGCCATCAGTGAACCGAAGCACCGCGGGGCCGCGCTGCGGATCGCCCGCGCGAGGGACACCGAGAAGGGGACGGGGAACGAGATCGTGGAATCGCTCGTACGCGAGCGACGCGGCGTACTCGTCCTGTATCCCGTGGTGGAGGACAGGGCACCCCGCATCTCCGCCGCCGGAGCGATCGACCCCGAGCACCTCGTCATGGCCTTCTCCCTGGTTCCGCCGAGGTCGTCGACCGGCCCGCAGCGGAGCCTGGTGCGCTTCCGGACCATCGACTCCACCAGGAGAGATTCGGCGATCATCGAACGCGGGACGGACGGAACGTAGGAGACTGGTGGTGATGAGCACGGCGAAACCTTCGTCCCCCGGCGTCTCCGCCCGGATGAGCCGCCAGGCGAGCCGCGACACCGCGCCCGAGGTGGCGGTGCGCAAGCTGCTGCACGCGGAGGGGTACCGCTTCCGGGTCAACGTGCGCGTGCCGGACATGCCCCGGCGGACCATCGACATCGCGTTCACCCGGGCCAAGGTGGCCGTGATGATCGACGGTTGCTTCTGGCACGGCTGCCCCGTGCACGCGACGCAACCGAAGTCGAACGCCCAGTGGTGGCGGGACAAGCTCGACCGGAACATGGCGCGGGACCTGGAGACGACCGAGCACCTGGCTTCGGCGGGCTGGACCGTACTGCGGTTCTGGGAGCACGAACCTCCGGCCGGTGCCGCCGAGAAGGTGGCGGCGGCAGTCGAGCGGGAGCGACAGGCACGGCCGAAACGACACAAGGGTGGGGACCTATGAGCAAACTGCGGTTCGTCGATGTGTGCGCGGGCGCGGGCGGATTGGCTCTGGGGCTGGAGGGGGCGGGTTTCGACCCCGTCCTGCTTCTGGACCGGAAGCCGGTGGCCTGCGAGACGCTTCGCCGGAACCGGCCCGCGTGGAACGTCCTGGAGATGGATCTGCTGGACTTCGTTCCGGACGAGCATCCGCGGACCTACGACGTCGACCTGTTGTCGGCCGGGCTGCCGCGCGTGAAGTCCAGCGCGACCGCGGCGAGGACGGAGACGGAGGAGGAGCTGCGCCTGCTGGAGGCGGCGGTGCTGCTCGCACACTCCGTCCAACCGCGGGCGCTGCTCATCGAGAACGTGCCCGGCCTGGTCGACTCCCCGTCCTTCGAGGCCGTCCGGGAATTCATCCGCAAGGAGCTGGAACACCTCGGGTACCGGTTCCGCTGGTTCGTCCTGAACGCGGCCGACTTCGGCGTGCCGCAGGACCGCAAACAGGGCGTGCTCGTCGCGCTGAAGGAGCGGTACTTCGACGCGTTCCGCCCGCCGGCGCCCACGGTCGACAGTCATGTCCCGGTCGGCAGCGCGCTGCGCCGCTCCATGGCCGCTCGTGGTTGGCCCGGTGCGGACGCGTGGGCGGCACAGGCGCTGAGTGTCGCCCCCACCCTGGTGGGTGGCTCGGACAAGCGAGGAGGCGCGGACCTGGGGCTCACGGGGACCAAGAAGGCCTGGGAACGCATGGGGGTCAACGGTGGGGCGCTGGCCGACGAGGTTCCCGGACCGGACGACTCCCCCTCAGGGTTGATCAAACTCACGGTCGAGCAGGCCGCGCTTCTCCAGTCGTTCCCCCGGGAATGGTCGTTCGCCGGGAAGAAGACCGCGCGCTACCGCCAGATCGGCCACGCCTCACCCCCGCCCGTCGGAACGGCACTCGGCCGGGCCGTCGCGGCGGCCCTGGACGCATGATCCCGAGCGGGTCGACCGACCCCGAAGTGCTGGACGGAGAGAGGTTGAACGCCGGCTACACTTTCACACCATGACCCGCCCAGCACACCCCTCACTTCCGCCTGCGAAATTCGGGATCGTCGATCTCTTCGCCGGGCCCGGCGGTCTCGACATCGCCGCCACGATCATGGCGGGCGAGGGTGTGGCGAGCATCGGCGTCGAGTGGGACGACGCCACGCGCCGGACACGTGACGCGGCCGGTCTGCTGACCACCGAGGTCAAGGACGTCGCCGCGCTGGGCCCGTGCGACCCGTCGGTCGTCGAGGCGACGGTGCTCACCGGCGGGCCGCCCTGCCAGTCCTTCTCCGTCGCGGGCAACCGGAAGGGTCACGAGGCGCTGGACGACGTGGAGCGTCTGGCCACGCGGTTGGCCGACCACGAGGACATCGATTCGTTCGACAAGGCGTGGGAAGAGGTCAAGGCCGAGACCGACCTCATGTCGGACGAGCGCACCGGATTCGTGCTCCAGCCCCTGCGCTGGATCATGGAGGCCAAGCTCAGGCGCGGTCGACCGTACGACGTGGTCGTCCTGGAGCAGGTACCCACCGTTCTGCCGGTGTGGAAGCACTACGTCAAGATCCTCAAGCGGACCGGATACGCGGCCGACGCCCACGTCCTGCACTCCGAGGACTTCGGTGTCCCGCAGGCCCGTCGACGGGCCGTGCTGATCGCGCAGTACGACCCCGGGAACGAGCGTCGTGAGGTGCGCTTCCCGAAAGCGACGCATCAGAGGTACGTGAAGGGCGCCGAAAGGCTGACGACGACGGGCGGCCAGGAGGACGATTCCCTTTTCTCGACCCTGCCCGACGGCGAGGAGGACGAGCCCATCAAGCCCTGGGTGTCCATGGGAGACGCGCTCGAAGCGACCCGTCCCGACGACTTCGTCATGGTCTCCAACTACGGCTCCGGCGGCGACCCCAAGAACCGAGGACGCCGCACCTCCGACGAGCCCGCGCCGACGATCACCGGCAAGGTACGACGCAACCGGCTCTACCTGCTCAAGGGCGAGGCGGGCGCGAAGGAGGTCGGTGAGGAACTGGAACGGCTGTCGTTCGAAGAGGCCGGGCTCCTCCAGTCCTTCCCCGCCGCGTACCCCTGGCGGTCCACCGATGTGGCCCAGCAGATCGGCAACGCCATCCCGCCCCGTCTCTCCCTCCACATCCTGAGCATGGCTCTCCTGCGCGAGAAGCCGAGGAAGGAGTGGTACGGCGAGCTCAAGGGCTGGAAGCCGCAGACCCCGTCCCCGGTCGAGGACGAGGACGCCTGAGGCCCCGGCCCGCCCTCACGCCGCGTCGACGGTGGCCTTTCCGCGTACGGGGGCCTCGGCGAAGAGGCTCGCGAACAGGTCGGCCAGTGCGACCACGGACGCCTCGGGTGCCTTCTCCTCGGGGGGGCCTTCCGGAAGCGTCCGGCGCGGCACGGCGGCCGCCCACTCCGCCGCCTCGATCCAGCCCCGCAGAGGCCGGCCGTCCCGCTCGATGTCCGGAGCGATGACGTCGTACATGAGCGTGGCCGCCGAAGCGTTGATCACCGCCGCCAACGCGTTGATCTCCCGGCCGGTCCTCACCGTGCCGCGCTCGATCAGGCGCGCCATCGCCTGCGCCGTGGGTCGGTGGTCGATCACGTCGAGCCTCAGGGCGCTGTTGAGCATGTCCTGGTGCGCGCACACGGTCTCGACCGGTGCGTAGTCGGGACCGTCGCGGAACAGTTCGGCCGCCCACCACAGCCGGGCGAACGCCTGTGTGTACGCCGGTCCGCTGAACCGTGCGGCGGTGGCCCTCGGCAGCTCGTCCTTCTTCGGCTCGGAAGTGTGACGCCAGACGACGTAGTCGGGGGCCACACCCAGCGCCAGGTAGTTCCAGAACCGTCGGTCGGCGGCCTCGCGTCGGCTGAGTCTCAGCGTCGCGTGCAGCCGAGGGGCCAGCCAGGCGTCGGCCGCCGTCGGCTTCCCGTCACCGAAGACATGCATGGCGTCGTCGACCAGACCACGGACCGGCCCCAGCTCGGCACGGCTCGCCTCCGCGTACGGCAGAGGTTCGGTGACCTTGTTGAGCCCGATGGCGGGGACGTCCTCCTTGCCGGTGAGCAGTCCTTCACCGATGTACTGCGCGGCGTTGAGGTCCGCGAGCAGGGCCAGACGTTCGGGCAGGTGGTTCGGCTTCTCGGTCATGCGTCGGTCCCCCGGTGGATGCTTTCGAGGCCACGGATGGTGGCGGTCAGGGCCTTGGGCACTTCCGCCCTGCGCGTCGCCGCGTAGTG
This window contains:
- a CDS encoding DNA cytosine methyltransferase encodes the protein MSKLRFVDVCAGAGGLALGLEGAGFDPVLLLDRKPVACETLRRNRPAWNVLEMDLLDFVPDEHPRTYDVDLLSAGLPRVKSSATAARTETEEELRLLEAAVLLAHSVQPRALLIENVPGLVDSPSFEAVREFIRKELEHLGYRFRWFVLNAADFGVPQDRKQGVLVALKERYFDAFRPPAPTVDSHVPVGSALRRSMAARGWPGADAWAAQALSVAPTLVGGSDKRGGADLGLTGTKKAWERMGVNGGALADEVPGPDDSPSGLIKLTVEQAALLQSFPREWSFAGKKTARYRQIGHASPPPVGTALGRAVAAALDA
- a CDS encoding DUF6339 family protein, coding for MTEKPNHLPERLALLADLNAAQYIGEGLLTGKEDVPAIGLNKVTEPLPYAEASRAELGPVRGLVDDAMHVFGDGKPTAADAWLAPRLHATLRLSRREAADRRFWNYLALGVAPDYVVWRHTSEPKKDELPRATAARFSGPAYTQAFARLWWAAELFRDGPDYAPVETVCAHQDMLNSALRLDVIDHRPTAQAMARLIERGTVRTGREINALAAVINASAATLMYDVIAPDIERDGRPLRGWIEAAEWAAAVPRRTLPEGPPEEKAPEASVVALADLFASLFAEAPVRGKATVDAA
- a CDS encoding DNA cytosine methyltransferase, translating into MTRPAHPSLPPAKFGIVDLFAGPGGLDIAATIMAGEGVASIGVEWDDATRRTRDAAGLLTTEVKDVAALGPCDPSVVEATVLTGGPPCQSFSVAGNRKGHEALDDVERLATRLADHEDIDSFDKAWEEVKAETDLMSDERTGFVLQPLRWIMEAKLRRGRPYDVVVLEQVPTVLPVWKHYVKILKRTGYAADAHVLHSEDFGVPQARRRAVLIAQYDPGNERREVRFPKATHQRYVKGAERLTTTGGQEDDSLFSTLPDGEEDEPIKPWVSMGDALEATRPDDFVMVSNYGSGGDPKNRGRRTSDEPAPTITGKVRRNRLYLLKGEAGAKEVGEELERLSFEEAGLLQSFPAAYPWRSTDVAQQIGNAIPPRLSLHILSMALLREKPRKEWYGELKGWKPQTPSPVEDEDA
- a CDS encoding Z1 domain-containing protein, with protein sequence MTDHLFNLHGDVLGAMRRGPKHFAKLAFALAEADEPADTGLSHFADRVIGAGPGDELTALWHRTLTGWDLAERAEWSSAPPRTDERRADTYTRLGFGADLRKALDGAVPVFKEPGPTVISTTPTAWYSRDTAAARSFYWDAYERLLRGKGWSDAAVSSLDEASHAVVERLADPTRTEAYGARGLVVGYVQSGKTANFTGVTAKAIDAGYRLVIVLGGTLNLLRGQTQRRLDMELIGQENILRGADPTDLDALIGVDYQDDEDWPAKFVSHGGRPSTQGAFDIERLTTRDDDYQSLATGIRALEIDKQDRTQPLYAPDNLHRAAARVMVVKKNKSVLGKLITDLKKIGPMILSEIPALIIDDESDQASVNTTDPKKWEEGKVARTAINSQISQLLGLLPRAQYVGYTATPFANVFVDPGDGEDIFPRDFLISLPRPTGYMGVQDFHDLDRTDESATGGAEKSHIRGIHDDARGDRLQEALDAFLLTGALKLYRAARGVPDGPFRHHTMLVHESVRMAEHKILADRIRTLWEKASYTGQEGHDRLAALLLSDFRRFADEGLPTPTSYEDLKPHVFRARQLINSGGTPVLVVNGDSERDYAQPDLDFDRTPNVWKILVGGTKLSRGFTVEGLTVTYYRRKTQQADTLMQMGRWFGFRPGYRDLVRLYIGREEPMGRTKTVDLYEAFEAICRDEETFRAQLTRYATLIDGKPQVTPAQIPPLVSQHLSWIKPSARNKMFNAELVEIRSPGEWVEPTAYPTATADLRHNAEVWRPVLDTLDPTPVTMTHGGRDSYEALLGTLDHESLIRVLCDLRWSAPAQFSPHLESLLTAGEHGPGIDDWLVIAPQQMSARRVAATVLGSRPLSLAHRRRRRGDLFGAISEPKHRGAALRIARARDTEKGTGNEIVESLVRERRGVLVLYPVVEDRAPRISAAGAIDPEHLVMAFSLVPPRSSTGPQRSLVRFRTIDSTRRDSAIIERGTDGT
- a CDS encoding very short patch repair endonuclease, translating into MSTAKPSSPGVSARMSRQASRDTAPEVAVRKLLHAEGYRFRVNVRVPDMPRRTIDIAFTRAKVAVMIDGCFWHGCPVHATQPKSNAQWWRDKLDRNMARDLETTEHLASAGWTVLRFWEHEPPAGAAEKVAAAVERERQARPKRHKGGDL